A region of the Sulfitobacter indolifex genome:
AACTTTTTACTCAACGGCCTTGCCGAACAAGATCCAGATGCGATCAAGTGGGCGCGGGTGCGTGTCGACGCCGTCCCTTGAACAAGCTTTTGTCTACTTGTTCAGGAAACAGGGTCCAAGCCTGAAAATATGGCTAGTAAAGGGATGAAGACCCTCGCAGTCGCGAGGGCCAAAGCTTCATTAGTCTGCAATGCGCATTGTCTCAGGCGCGGTTCCTGCGGTAATCTGATCGCGGTACCAGTTGGGCTGCCGTCCTTTTCCAGTCCAAGTTTGCGTCTTATCGGCAGGATTGGAAAAGACGGGTTTCGACGGCTTTTTAGCAGCTTTTGCTTTGCGCTTTGTCTTCGCGGGCACCGGGCTTGCGAGTTCTGCAATTTCACCTAGCGAAAAGCCAAACTCAGCAGCTGCTTTGGAAGCAGCCTTCTTTGCCTCACGATGATCCTTCGCTATTGCAGATGCTAACGCTTTTTGGACATCATTCAAAAGCTTTTCGAGCTCTTTGCGAGACATTGTCTTCAGTTCACTTTTATCGATCATATATGGTTTCCATTTTTCTTTCGAGCTGAGCCTCTAATGGAGTTTAATATGCATGCGATATCATCTGTTCAAGTTATGTTAGTAGATTTAATGCTTTAGGTATCGCGTTTGTGATTTTCACAAGTACTGAAAGGGCAGGGCTTATGCTCGTTTTCAGTTCGCTAAGCACGCATCATATGCAAGATTGTTCGGGCAAAAAGCCTGAGGGATAAATATTGACATGAGACCATAAATCCGCTGAGCATAGCATTTACGGTTCCTTCTGTGGAAAGGGTTCTCCCATGTTTGGTCGAAGATCTTGGCTTGCTTGTTGTCTCATCGCGGCTCTTCCGGTCGGCGCGATGGCCGATCCTTTGCCTTACAAGGCACAGACCCCCGCACCCAGCCAAGTCATTGCAGCTTATATTGGCAAAACCGAACAATGGGACGCAGACTGTGACGGCGGCATTTAT
Encoded here:
- a CDS encoding H-NS histone family protein; translation: MIDKSELKTMSRKELEKLLNDVQKALASAIAKDHREAKKAASKAAAEFGFSLGEIAELASPVPAKTKRKAKAAKKPSKPVFSNPADKTQTWTGKGRQPNWYRDQITAGTAPETMRIAD